From a region of the Defluviitalea raffinosedens genome:
- a CDS encoding ATP-binding protein, whose translation MKAQLFKKTFPSELKCIRTVIEEIMDYLCCSFPSLSSEDYFDCKLIYNELLINAVIHGNENDKSKFVSVTIEIIGDDSIYSTITDEGNGFDYNRILKEIEKTDRLFLESGRGIQLVQSLTNELHYEPSGKRISFYKRMSKNGQNLSCR comes from the coding sequence ATGAAAGCTCAACTCTTCAAAAAGACCTTTCCAAGTGAACTCAAATGTATTAGAACAGTCATAGAAGAAATTATGGACTATTTATGCTGTTCCTTTCCTTCTTTATCCTCAGAGGATTATTTTGATTGCAAATTAATTTATAATGAGCTCTTAATCAATGCCGTAATTCACGGAAATGAAAACGATAAAAGCAAATTTGTATCTGTAACGATTGAAATTATAGGGGATGATAGTATATACTCTACTATTACAGATGAAGGAAATGGCTTTGACTATAATCGTATATTAAAAGAAATAGAAAAAACAGACCGGCTTTTCTTAGAAAGCGGTCGAGGCATTCAGCTGGTACAATCATTAACCAATGAACTTCATTATGAACCTTCAGGAAAACGAATAAGCTTTTACAAAAGGATGAGCAAAAATGGACAAAATCTTAGTTGTAGATGA
- a CDS encoding PP2C family protein-serine/threonine phosphatase, which translates to MDKILVVDDIEQNVELISRYLINAGYDVITANSGSMAIKKAKLLQPDLIILDIMMPNISGYDVCKILKSNEDTKYISILVITALDSKDTKVRAFEAGADDFITKSFDKMTLLSKVKSLLRIKHLSDQLKKQYAELQEKNNIMDYQLKMAKQIQQSLIQEANFSVNDVKFTSRYIPALDVGGDVYDIIKLNEDSVGVFIADVSGHGISAALLTSMVKMLFRNLVAACPEPDKLLSQMNREFINVFANKITDVYASAFYAKIDTKNRIIHYSNAGQALPLFVRSCDDTVEELSINGLPIGLMEDSSYDLKSTVFEKGDVILFYTDGLCDSLYKDNPEEFIQKLKELLLDYKNQPSEEIIESILNQFYYLDDSSKYETDDVSIIICKI; encoded by the coding sequence ATGGACAAAATCTTAGTTGTAGATGATATCGAGCAAAATGTAGAATTGATCAGCCGATATTTAATCAATGCAGGATATGATGTCATCACAGCCAATAGTGGCTCTATGGCAATCAAAAAAGCAAAACTGCTTCAGCCTGATTTGATTATATTAGATATTATGATGCCTAATATAAGCGGTTATGACGTTTGCAAAATCTTAAAAAGCAATGAAGACACAAAATATATTTCCATATTGGTTATAACGGCTCTGGATTCAAAAGATACGAAAGTAAGAGCCTTTGAAGCAGGTGCAGATGATTTTATTACCAAATCCTTTGATAAAATGACCCTGCTTTCAAAGGTAAAATCTCTTCTTCGTATCAAACATTTAAGCGATCAGTTAAAAAAGCAATATGCCGAACTTCAGGAAAAAAATAACATCATGGATTATCAGCTTAAAATGGCAAAGCAAATTCAGCAGTCCTTAATTCAGGAGGCCAACTTCTCAGTGAATGACGTAAAATTTACGAGCCGCTATATACCAGCCTTAGATGTGGGAGGAGATGTATACGACATCATCAAGTTAAATGAAGATTCTGTCGGGGTATTTATTGCCGATGTTTCAGGCCATGGAATCTCAGCTGCTCTTCTTACATCTATGGTAAAAATGTTATTCAGAAATCTGGTAGCTGCCTGTCCTGAACCAGATAAACTCCTGTCTCAAATGAATCGAGAATTTATTAATGTATTTGCCAATAAAATCACTGATGTATATGCCTCAGCCTTTTATGCAAAAATAGATACCAAAAATAGGATCATACATTATTCCAATGCAGGACAAGCGCTACCTCTGTTTGTCCGATCCTGCGATGACACAGTAGAAGAACTCAGTATCAACGGTCTTCCCATTGGTCTTATGGAAGATTCTTCCTATGATTTAAAATCCACTGTATTTGAAAAAGGAGATGTCATTTTATTTTATACGGATGGCTTATGTGATTCCCTTTACAAAGATAATCCGGAAGAATTTATTCAAAAATTAAAAGAACTGTTGCTGGACTACAAAAACCAGCCCTCAGAAGAAATCATAGAATCTATTTTAAATCAGTTTTATTATCTCGATGATTCATCAAAATATGAAACCGATGATGTAAGCATTATTATATGCAAAATATAA